A window from Theropithecus gelada isolate Dixy chromosome 1, Tgel_1.0, whole genome shotgun sequence encodes these proteins:
- the SHISA4 gene encoding protein shisa-4 isoform X1, with protein MPPAGLRRAAPLTAIALLMLGAPLALAGEDCLWYLDRNGSWHPGFNCEFFTFCCGTCYHRYCCRDLTLLITERQQKHCLAFRPGDSNDRHPSAASIPIPPGPQSWPCTPTTWLHVPTQWSCSPISTLPSWAPSLQPCSSSSLYATTALLPGSLRNQPCLCCPFSDANLGRCPHPVPASGPGGGQESSSHQAPDQAKPWALLGTEPQGSGTGAELEL; from the exons ATGCCACCCGCGGGGCTCCGCCGGGCCGCGCCGCTCACTGCAATCGCTCTGTTGATGCTGGGGGCTCCCCTGG CGCTGGCCGGCGAGGACTGCCTATGGTACCTGGACCGGAATGGCTCCTGGCATCCGGGGTTTAACTGCGAGTTCTTCACCTTCTGCTGCGGGACCTGCTACCATCGGTACTGCTGCAGGGACCTGACCTTGCTCATCACCGAGAGGCAGCAGAAGCACTGCCTGGCCTTCAG GCCAGGAGATTCCAATGACAGGCATCCCAGTGCAGCCAGTATACCCATACCCCCAGGACCCCAAAGCTGGCCCTGCACCCCCACAACCTGGCTTCATGTACCCACCCAGTGGTCCTGCTCCCCAATATCCACTCTACCCAGCTGGGCCCCCAGTCTACAACCCTGCAG CTCCTCCTCCCTATATGCCACCACAGCCCTCTTACCCGGGAGCCTGAGGAACCAGCCATGTCTCTGCTGCCCCTTCAGTGATGCCAACCTTGGGAGATGCCCTCATCCTGTACCTGCATCTGGTCCTGGGGGTGGGCAGGAGTCCTCTAGTCACCAGGCCCCAGACCAAGCCAAGCCCTGGGCCCTACTGGGGACAGAGCCCCAGGGAAGTGGAACAGGAGCTGAACTAGAACTAtga
- the SHISA4 gene encoding protein shisa-4 isoform X2 — protein MPPAGLRRAAPLTAIALLMLGAPLALAGEDCLWYLDRNGSWHPGFNCEFFTFCCGTCYHRYCCRDLTLLITERQQKHCLAFSPKTIAGIASAVILFVAVVATTICCFLCSCCYLYRRRQQLQSPFEGQEIPMTGIPVQPVYPYPQDPKAGPAPPQPGFMYPPSGPAPQYPLYPAGPPVYNPAAPPPYMPPQPSYPGA, from the exons ATGCCACCCGCGGGGCTCCGCCGGGCCGCGCCGCTCACTGCAATCGCTCTGTTGATGCTGGGGGCTCCCCTGG CGCTGGCCGGCGAGGACTGCCTATGGTACCTGGACCGGAATGGCTCCTGGCATCCGGGGTTTAACTGCGAGTTCTTCACCTTCTGCTGCGGGACCTGCTACCATCGGTACTGCTGCAGGGACCTGACCTTGCTCATCACCGAGAGGCAGCAGAAGCACTGCCTGGCCTTCAG TCCCAAGACCATAGCAGGCATCGCCTCAGCTGTGATCCTCTTTGTTGCTGTGGTTGCCACCACCATCTGCTGCTTCCTCTGTTCCTGTTGCTACCTGTACCGCCGGCGCCAGCAACTCCAGAGCCCATTTGAAG GCCAGGAGATTCCAATGACAGGCATCCCAGTGCAGCCAGTATACCCATACCCCCAGGACCCCAAAGCTGGCCCTGCACCCCCACAACCTGGCTTCATGTACCCACCCAGTGGTCCTGCTCCCCAATATCCACTCTACCCAGCTGGGCCCCCAGTCTACAACCCTGCAG CTCCTCCTCCCTATATGCCACCACAGCCCTCTTACCCGGGAGCCTGA